One region of Spirochaetota bacterium genomic DNA includes:
- a CDS encoding Tar ligand binding domain-containing protein codes for MKWFNNLRVGIKVLSACMVFLFLLVVMAVFGIITINSSQNDFDNFYENKFKAVVQLNDIMKHMLQIRINMAVEEQAAKNGDIKEALKRHEDSKKRAKEYLGIWGNYKSSKLTPEETKLAEGWVKMGEGCRDARERFARAIEARNFRETEAALNDWVEGYRLLRDQTDKLIQLQKSVGAQISRDQKASSFNMRVLTILILGFAIAMGIMITMVLARSVSRPVVKGLEFSRRLADGDLTARIDMNQKDELGQLADALNTAAGSLDGLISSVTIASQNLSQAVDQISSGNQNLSQRTSQQASSLEEIASTIEEASATINQNAENSIKAQDLTEAGSAKSIEGNKIALEAVASIVDMNESSKKVADIIAVINEIAFQTNLLALNAVVEAARAGEQGRGFAVVAGEVRNLAQRSGNAAKEIEALIKDTVSKVSKSTDLVNRTGESLNEIAEASKTTARIITEIAAASQEQKQGMNQINTAISEMDSMTQQNASLVEETASASEEMANQALELLSMVEKFKITGGTVADTRRHREIHVKAAHAQEKALPEPQAQRIKDDGNGRKKEAAAPRAPLLPHDAKEDNLKDQMKMDGFEEF; via the coding sequence ATGAAATGGTTCAACAATCTCAGGGTGGGTATAAAGGTCCTTTCCGCATGCATGGTGTTTCTTTTCCTCCTGGTGGTGATGGCGGTATTCGGCATTATTACCATTAATAGCAGCCAGAATGATTTTGACAATTTTTACGAAAACAAGTTTAAGGCGGTCGTTCAGCTCAATGATATCATGAAGCACATGCTTCAGATACGGATCAACATGGCCGTCGAGGAACAGGCGGCCAAGAACGGGGATATCAAGGAAGCCCTGAAAAGGCACGAGGATTCGAAAAAGCGCGCCAAGGAGTATCTCGGCATATGGGGAAATTACAAATCCTCAAAGCTGACCCCCGAGGAGACCAAGCTGGCCGAGGGATGGGTGAAGATGGGAGAGGGCTGCAGGGACGCCAGGGAGCGCTTTGCCAGGGCCATTGAGGCGAGAAATTTCCGAGAGACCGAGGCGGCGCTGAATGATTGGGTCGAAGGATACAGGCTGCTGCGCGACCAGACCGATAAGCTGATCCAATTGCAGAAGAGCGTGGGCGCCCAAATAAGCAGGGACCAGAAGGCCTCGTCGTTCAACATGAGGGTGCTGACCATATTGATCCTCGGTTTTGCCATAGCCATGGGGATCATGATCACAATGGTGCTGGCCCGTTCGGTGTCCCGGCCCGTAGTAAAGGGGCTGGAATTCTCCCGCAGACTCGCTGACGGCGACCTGACCGCCCGCATCGATATGAATCAGAAGGACGAGCTGGGGCAGCTTGCCGACGCCCTCAATACGGCGGCGGGAAGCCTGGACGGCCTCATCTCAAGCGTGACGATCGCTTCGCAGAACCTCTCCCAGGCCGTGGACCAGATCTCCAGCGGGAACCAGAACCTGTCGCAGCGCACCAGCCAGCAGGCCTCTTCCCTGGAGGAGATCGCGTCCACCATCGAGGAGGCTTCCGCCACGATCAACCAGAACGCGGAAAACTCGATCAAGGCCCAGGACCTCACCGAGGCGGGCTCAGCCAAGTCCATAGAGGGGAACAAGATCGCCCTGGAAGCCGTCGCCTCCATCGTCGATATGAATGAATCGAGCAAAAAGGTGGCCGACATCATCGCGGTGATCAATGAGATAGCCTTCCAGACCAACCTGCTCGCGCTTAACGCCGTGGTCGAGGCGGCCCGGGCCGGCGAGCAGGGCCGGGGCTTCGCGGTGGTCGCCGGCGAGGTGCGGAACCTGGCCCAGCGGTCGGGGAACGCCGCAAAGGAGATCGAGGCCCTCATCAAGGACACGGTGAGCAAGGTCTCGAAGAGCACCGATCTGGTGAACCGCACCGGCGAGTCCCTCAATGAAATAGCGGAAGCGTCGAAGACCACGGCCAGGATCATCACGGAGATCGCGGCGGCGAGCCAGGAGCAGAAGCAGGGCATGAACCAGATCAACACCGCCATTTCGGAGATGGACTCCATGACCCAGCAGAACGCGTCCCTGGTGGAGGAAACCGCTTCCGCCAGCGAGGAAATGGCGAACCAGGCCCTGGAGCTCTTGAGCATGGTGGAGAAGTTCAAGATCACCGGCGGCACGGTTGCCGACACCCGGCGTCACCGCGAGATCCATGTGAAGGCGGCCCATGCCCAAGAGAAAGCCCTGCCCGAGCCGCAGGCGCAGCGGATCAAGGACGACGGCAATGGAAGAAAGAAAGAGGCCGCCGCTCCTCGCGCGCCGCTGTTGCCGCACGACGCCAAGGAAGACAACCTCAAGGACCAGATGAAGATGGACGGGTTCGAGGAGTTCTGA
- a CDS encoding response regulator, with protein MKTLRLLIVEDEMIIASMLAEILTGRGHEVIGIAGTGDEAIALIEALGPDLVFMDIKLKGKKDGIETAEEIYLRYRVPVIYMTAHSDNETVRRAETTVSYGYVMKPFRENEIFTSLDEALVRIKSERKNQKDFFGK; from the coding sequence ATGAAAACTTTGAGACTGCTGATCGTTGAAGATGAGATGATAATCGCCAGCATGCTGGCGGAAATTCTGACCGGCAGGGGACACGAGGTTATCGGCATTGCCGGCACGGGTGACGAAGCCATCGCGCTTATTGAAGCGCTGGGGCCCGATCTGGTCTTCATGGATATCAAGCTCAAGGGCAAAAAAGACGGCATTGAAACCGCGGAGGAGATTTACCTGCGGTATCGGGTGCCGGTAATATACATGACGGCGCACAGTGATAACGAGACGGTGCGGCGCGCGGAGACCACCGTTTCGTACGGCTATGTCATGAAGCCGTTCAGGGAAAACGAGATATTTACTTCTCTTGATGAAGCCCTGGTCAGGATAAAGTCCGAGCGGAAAAATCAGAAGGATTTTTTCGGAAAATAG